The proteins below come from a single Ochotona princeps isolate mOchPri1 chromosome 6, mOchPri1.hap1, whole genome shotgun sequence genomic window:
- the RTRAF gene encoding RNA transcription, translation and transport factor protein, with the protein MFRRKLTALDYHNPAGFNCKDETEFRNFIVWLEDQKIRHYKIEDRGNLRNIHSSDWPKFFEKYLRDVNCPFKIQDRQEAIDWLLGLAVRLEYGDNAEKYKDLVLDNAKTDNATKNAEPLINLDVNNPDFKAGVMALANLLQIQRHDDYLVMLKAIRILVQERLTQDAVAKANQTKEGLPVALDKHILGFDTGDAVLNEAAQILRLLHIEELRELQTKINEAIVAVQAIIADPKTDHRLGKVGR; encoded by the exons ATGTTTCGCCGCAAGCTGACGGCGCTCGACTACCACAATCCAGCTGGCTTCAACTGCAAAG ATGAAACAGAATTTAGAAACTTTATCGTTTGGCTTGAAGATCAGAAAATCAGACACTACAAGATTGAAGACAGAGGAAATTTAAGAAACATCCACAGCAGTGACTGGCCCAAGTTCTTTGAAAAG taTCTTCGAGATGTCAACTGTCCTTTCAAGATTCAAGATCGACAGGAAGCAATTGACTGGCTCCTCGGCTTGGCTGTTAGACTTGAATATGGAGATAATG CTGAAAAATACAAGGACTTAGTACTGGATAACGCAAAGACTGATAATGCAACTAAAAATGCGGAGCCACTGATCAATTTGGATG TAAATAATCCTGATTTcaaggctggtgtgatggctctgGCTAACCTCCTTCAGATTCAACGTCATGATGATTACCTGGTGATGCTTAAG GCGATCCGCATTTTGGTTCAAGAGCGCCTGACACAAGATGCAGTTGCTAAAGCAAACCAAACAAAagag GGCTTGCCTGTTGCTTTAGACAAACATATTCTTGGTTTTGACACAGGAG ATGCAGTTCTTAATGAAGCCGCTCAGATTCTGCGACTGCTGCACATAGAAGAACTTAGAGAGCTGCAGACAAAAATCAACGAAGCTATCGTAGCCGTTCAGGCGATTATCGCTGACCCAAAGACAGACCACAGACTGGGCAAAGTAGGCAGATGA